The Sorghum bicolor cultivar BTx623 chromosome 6, Sorghum_bicolor_NCBIv3, whole genome shotgun sequence genome contains the following window.
GCTGCGAGGCAAGGAGTTGAGGAAACTTCTCGAATGGCCGAACGCTGGTGTGGAGGCGTTTGCTCGCTATCCATGGCGACTTCTACGGGTACTGCCACTGCTCTGCTCCGCCCCAGCAGGCCGGCAGTTCCAGCCAAGGTAAAGCCGTACAGCATCAAGCTTAGAACAGGAACCCTCGCGTACTTTTGCATTTGCACGAGTTTAACTGTCGCTTGTGGTTGACTGGTTGGCGCAGAGGAGGTGTCTCCATGGGGTTGATGGGCGGACGACGACGAGTAGGAGGAGGGGAGCTGCAGTGGTCATGCGAGCTTGCTTCAACCCTCTCGGCGACGAGCGCATCCTCCGAGAAGCCATCAAGGTAAATTAATTTTGGGTTCTCCACCTCTGAAGTCCTTTTCTTAACCCAGGGTTGGGGATTGCTCCAACTTGTTCACTCTATACATAGTTTCTTCTGTGGGTATGTGAAATTGACCGTTCAATCCGACTCTTACACCTGGATAGTTTGGTTCCTGCAGTTTGAGTTTCAAATTCAGTACCTGTGTAGTCGTGTGTATGGCCGTACGCTTGCAAAGTTTATCCTGGAAAGGGGAGGGGAGTTTATGCAACAGTCGAAAACTTCAGTGTTGTTTCAATGTAGATTAACTCTTGATTAAGCTTTTCAGTGGCCATGCTTTAGGCGAAACTAACAAAATTGAAACCTACTAGGCGGCTAGACTTGATATTTAGGCGTACTGTTTAATACTTCACTGTCATTTGGCAGTCGAATCAACTTTGGGAATCAGAATGCTTTGTGGAAAGGGAAATTGCAGAGGTGGTTTCAGGAAGAGTAGCTATTCATCAAACAATACTAATACGTTCTTCAGTCTAGAATTTACTTTTCTTGCTTGTTGATATTCTAAATGCACTGTCCACAGGAGCCAGTAGCATTCTTGGGTGGCGTGTTTGCTGGTCTGTTGAGGCTTGACCTGAATGAGGATCCTCTCAAGGAATGGATAAGTCGGACAGTGGAGGCTTCTGGAATAGCTGAGGAAAACAGCTCTGAAGAATCAAGTGAGGCAGATCAAAATGATGCACCTCAGCAAATTGAGATTGAATGAGGTCCATTGTCTACCTTTTGTTCACTTGATACTTTTCCTTTTGTTTACGTGCTTGCTCAAATTTTGTTTGGGCTTATATTGTTCTCAAGTCAAATATTGGATCAACATTGGTAATATCAAACATTGGGCCCTGGTTTTGTTCTACCACTCCTGTTTTATAATATGAAGCCCCAGTCCTCTAGACATGGTTAAACTTGGCCATTAGTAGAATACAGTGTACTACCAGTAAATGGAAAGTTATATGTGTGAATGAAATGAAAGTCTATTGGCATCATTTTTTACAGCTAACTTTACATGAATGCAGCAATTCATTTCTCAAAGTTTGCAAACTTTGACTCTTGTGATGTGTTGGGGCATTATATTGTTAAATGGAGGCAGTCGTTGGCCAACAATAAAATGAATTCACTGATACATGTATTAGGGGGTAGCTGGATAATCAAACATTATTTCGTGTTTCTACACTGACTGGTGTAAGTGGTAAGGACCTGAAGTCAATTCTTGCCTGCAGTGCTGCTTTATTAAAAAAGGGAGAAAGGATATTTCTGTCCTTCTTGTTCTGTTGCTGACATTAGAACAGTATATTGTTCACCTCGTGTATCCATTGGCTTCAAGTGAAGTTTTAAGTTACATCCGTTGAATACTTAAAATGTAAGAGACTAAGAACAACCTTCAATTGACATGTAGAAAGGATCCCGCAGGGCTTTTTGGTGAATAGGATTTAAGTGGACATCACATCCGAATTTGGAGTATTTATGGCTTACTGAAAGTGCAGTGTATTAATTTATGATTTCGAAATGTTTTGGTTTTGGACAGCGTTTATAGAGGATTGAACTGAATATTCAAATGGAGCAGTCTGCTATACTAACAACTAACTACACATCAAAATAATAGTAAAAAGAAATCAGCTCTGTGTGTTCCATACAAACAACTTCTATGGAGCCCCACTGCCTGTATGCAGGTTTGGTTGCATACTCCAAGAAAATAAGAGATACATAATTAACTCTGCAGATCTCAAACTGAAATAAAATTTAAAGATCTTGGCATTTCCATTACATGATTCAGATTAAATTTGTCAACAATATAGCCGAAGTCTTTGAGTAAACAAAGGTGTCTTGGACAGATTCTTGTGGGGAGAAAAATGTGATATGTTCTTAGTGGCAAAAAGAACCAGAATTCTTTGGAAAACTAAAGGTTACAATAAAAGTATCATTTCTTTTCACTAATGTATTGCATATTCCTCAGGTATACTTGGTTataatttttcttttgattgctAGTAACTGTTTAACTTGTTATGTCCTTCTCTCTTGTTTTTTTCTAGTATGATGCTACATATTTAAGACAGTGGTCCTATCATGTCTAGTGTCCTCCTGGCATATAATGTTAATGCTGTAAAACCTAGGCGCCAGTATCTGATGCGTCAGCATTCTTGACTCAAGATATGTATCATTATCATCCTAGAGTTGGAGTAAAGCTCGCTATTTTACAAATTTAGATTAATGGAGGATAATCTGTAAGCAGTCCTCTTTTGCCTTACTTGTGCGAGAAAGGTACCACTTCGTATGAGTTTGGCGGATCTCGTCTTGGCTCCTGCTTTCTCGTTTCTGGGATACTCTTTGCATCCCCTTTTGTTGCAGTGATAAATATTACCCATCTCATTCTCTTCCTCACATGCCTTTGTGTATGCATCTGGACAGGAAGTTAGCTCACCACATTTCCGTCAATAATAACATGCTGTTTGATTTCTCTTGTCATTGATTCATTTGGAAATACATCAACGGTTTTGACACAATTGTAGGAACGTTTGGTACTACATATAGTACATGCAGGATTCGAAGATACATGGTACCTTCGAAGACAAATTTCCGTTCATCATTTTCATGTGCCCAGTGTACTTAATTCAGGCTAAACCCTGTGTAGTTGTGTGCTACCTGTTATTTGGTTGTCATGTTTCTTATCTTAGTACTATAATGTACCCTCTCCAGCGATGTCCTGCATAGAGTTCGTGTTGTTGGAAGACCTGGACATTTATTCccgccttaggccttgtttagttcgcaaaaactttTGGTTCAGGGTactataacattttcgtttttatttgacaaatattgtccaatcatggagtaactagactcaaaagatttatctcgcggtttacagacaaactgtgtaattagtttttattttcatccatatttaatgtttcatgcatatgcgcaagattcgacgtgacggggaatcttgaaaaattttggttttttaggtgaattgaacaaggccttaatggaaAATACACACTCTCCTGCGTATTCACGAGAAATGGTGTCCAGTCTATTAAATTATCCATAAGATATTAATATTCATTTTTGTTATTTGATTGATTACATGTGACACTCTTTTGTGATTGGAGAGGGCAGGTATTTACAGGAAACCGTATGTTATTTGACCAAGACTGATCAAGTGTGGTACAGTGGAGTCTGTTCTGTGTATGTCGGGAGATTATTGTGCCATGCCTGAGGCCTTGTGAGGTGGTATACGAAGGTTGGGCAGATTTCTCTTCATGCATGATGCTCCACATGCAACTGACTGATAAAAAGGATTCCTAAAAAAAAactgactatttcactgatAAAAAAAAGCTTGTTTAACTAGTCGGTGGGTTTTCTTTTTTCCATGGAAGGTCTGCGTATTAATCAATCCACAGTTGAGTTTGGACTTTGACAAACTCTGAACCGAGTATTTTTCTCTACCTGCACGAGTCATTAATCGTTGCAGTTAGCTCTGTTCTTTCCTTCTCTCAACCTTGCACACCCAGATCAGGCTGTTGCGCGGTGCTTTCCAACTAATCCAATTATGGGCACGGATGTAGCAGGAACGGCTATTAGAGTATCCTTCGCCTGTAAGTCTCGAGCTCCAACTTAAGAGGCGAGCTGTTATGGTATGATTGGCACTCCAGAACCAGAAGCTGTGTTATTGTTGATTTTGATCTCAAGGCACTGACGTGAACTCGAGTGATATATCAATGCAACCACTAACTACTTGATGATGACTGTAACATACTATTTCCGCTAGACTTTTTATGCCTCTCATTGTTGATGACTGGAACATATTTCCGCTAGATTTTTTTTGTGCTTCTCACGGGAAAGGGATTGCCCTTTAATGCTGACGACGAAGAAATGGCAAGAATTCATATTCAGAACATGCCCAGAAATAAGTCGCGTATGGTTTATCAATTAATAATTTGGAATATGATATAGTAGGTAGTTGTTGGGTACTGGAGTGTTAAATACAGATTTTATTTGTTTCGAAATGAGGAAGAAAATTTACGCAAAAAAAATGAGGAGGAAAACATGGACAGGGTATCCTTGAAGCGAAGCAACTTAAAATTTATTGCACGTCACATTATTTGCAAAGACGATTATTAGGAACATGTACTGGCAACAGTCTTTCCTCGTACCGGTATAATGAGATCGCTAAAACTAACTTAAGTTGATTTAAAattttgtgagagaaaaatgctGATCTCGATTAGATTTTTGGTCATGTCACTGTAAGCGTCGTACTAGCACAATTTTTCACTTCATCTAGTGAGGTGGGTTTTCTTAGTGTTCTagtattcaaaatttagtataattTTTTCTCACTAAATGTGTCTTAGCGAGATTCTCATATGCTATCACTAGTGATAATGTTTTATTACTACTTAAAAAATTAGGAGAATTTCACCATTTTGATGGTGCAGTATAATGAGATTtcaattagatttttttttgtcgTGTCGTCGTAAGAATTGAAAGCCGCAACACATGATACAGTACATCACTgctatttgggccttgtttacttcacccaaaaatccaaaatttttcaagattttccgtcatatcaaatctttagacgcatacatggagtattaaatatagacgacaataaaaattaattgcacagtttggtcggaatttacgagacaaatcttttaagcctagttagtccgtgtttggacaataattaccacaaacaaacgaaagtactacagtgtcgtGAATTTTTTCATTCCGGAGCTAAACACGGCCTCGTTGATTTACATTCAGATTCAGTTGGTCCTAGAAGAGACACCTGGCCAAATAGCATGAACTAAAAATAGGTCGCCTCTTTTGCTAGTAAAATATGGTGACACGATTATAGGTGCCCTGTCACCTGGCACGTCCCTTTCTCAAAAGTCCATTTCGGTGCACCTACGCTCCTGGCATGTGGGGAAGAGTTGTACAATCTTGCATGCCAGCTAGTGACTCGACGAAGGGCGCACAGTCAGCTCAAATGACCTCATATTTAGAGAGGCAGCTGAGAGGCACGGTATGAGGCCATCTTGTGTGTTTTACGGTAAAACTTTTACCCCTCCAGTCACCTTCTATCTACGTACTAGCTACTTCGATCCAACCTAGCGCTGAGACTTGGAAACCGTGCTTTCCTCGCCGCTCGTTCCCTCCATGGCAGCTCACGCTTTCACGCACCAC
Protein-coding sequences here:
- the LOC8056033 gene encoding UPF0426 protein At1g28150, chloroplastic, coding for MAERWCGGVCSLSMATSTGTATALLRPSRPAVPAKRRCLHGVDGRTTTSRRRGAAVVMRACFNPLGDERILREAIKEPVAFLGGVFAGLLRLDLNEDPLKEWISRTVEASGIAEENSSEESSEADQNDAPQQIEIE